One Brassica napus cultivar Da-Ae chromosome C4, Da-Ae, whole genome shotgun sequence genomic region harbors:
- the LOC106393968 gene encoding glutathione S-transferase T2-like encodes MDSPNPYTQASNFRDLLNSQQDTVHEPFPYERFSHGGDVGSSERPFFSTQATETSSFCEDSPTDRRERKKWSVSDDVVLISAWLNTSKDPVVGNEHKAGAFWSRISAYFAASPKVGRGETRQAIKCKQRWQKLNNLVCKFCGAYEAATRQKTSGQSESDVVKLAHEIFYNDHKKKFTLHQAWDELRNDQKWSEFTTAKMDVSGKKRRCSDGAQSESSQATTNLGDQPTKRPPGVKAAKGASGKRSVVDHAAVSQLQSMWTIREKDLAMKERLTKMRLLDRLLSKKEPLSEVEEALKTQLITEMLG; translated from the coding sequence ATGGATTCTCCGAATCCATATACTCAGGCCTCAAATTTTCGTGATCTGTTGAACAGTCAACAAGATACTGTCCATGAACCCTTTCCTTATGAGAGGTTTTCACATGGTGGGGATGTCGGGTCATCAGAACGCCCTTTCTTTAGTACTCAAGCAACAGAAACCTCAAGCTTCTGCGAAGACTCACCTACAGATCGGAGAGAAAGGAAGAAATGGAGCGTCTCGGATGATGTAGTGCTCATTAGCGCATGGCTAAACACCAGCAAGGACCCGGTTGTAGGGAATGAGCACAAAGCAGGTGCCTTCTGGTCACGCATTTCTGCTTACTTTGCAGCTTCTCCAAAGGTTGGAAGAGGTGAAACGCGACAGGCAATTAagtgtaagcagaggtggcaaAAGCTGAATAATCTCGTTTGTAAGTTTTGTGGAGCCTATGAGGCTGCAACGAGACAGAAAACAAGTGGCCAGAGTGAGTCTGATGTTGTTAAACTGGCCCACGAGATTTTCTACAATGATCATAAGAAGAAGTTTACCCTTCACCAGGCTTGGGATGAGCTAAGGAATGACCAGAAATGGAGCGAATTTACAACTGCTAAGATGGATGTAAGCGGTAAGAAGAGAAGGTGTTCGGATGGAGCACAATCCGAAAGCTCTCAAGCAACTACGAACCTAGGTGATCAACCAACAAAACGTCCTCCTGGTGTTAAGGCGGCGAAAGGAGCATCTGGTAAGAGAAGTGTAGTGGATCACGCGGCTGTCTCTCAGCTTCAGAGCATGTGGACTATCAGAGAGAAAGACTTGGCCATGAAAGAAAGACTCACGAAGATGAGACTGCTAGATCGTCTCTTATCAAAAAAAGAGCCCCTATCTGAAGTGGAGGAAGCTCTAAAGACTCAGCTAATTACAGAGATGTTGGGGTAG
- the LOC106395084 gene encoding scarecrow-like protein 33, with protein MGSYSAGFPGSFDNFHFNCKIDFSNLGNGLYLDDQPFLRSPSPFPPLPLPPLHPPPHPEPYSQQNLHAADADADVDADDDCTDSVLQYISQVLMEEDMDDKPCMFHDALSLQAAERSLYEALGEKYPDSTSPIQLAHNPDELSDITSSGYTSRTTTTTTTSSDWSFDSLENSRPSWMQTSIPKNFVFQSTPSTRSSPTSGRNTGIRSSSSNDLVSNMFKDSSWALQFKKGVEEASKFLPKSTQLVIDVENDHHYVPYRITGEKCHWREDEHLPEERNKKQSAVYADDPELSEMFDKILLFGDPKENPKCILNETSQKEPPKASPSPKGETTTYPRGQKPTAYVKEIPDLRSLLLSCAQAVSVNDHRRAEGLLRLVRQHSSSYGDGTERLAHYFANSLEARLAGTGTQVYTALSSKKTSAADMLKAYQTYVSVCPFKKIGIVFANHTIQQLVKKTMPNTIHIIDFGISYGFQWHSLVHRLAWRRGSTCKLRITGIDLPQRGFRPANGVIETGHRLAKYCKKFNVPFEYNAIAQKWETIKLEDLKLKEGEFVAVNSLFRFRNLLDETVAVDSPRDVVLRLIQKIKPNIFIPSILSGSYNAPFFVTRFREVLYHFSSLFDMCDTTLTREDPMRVVFEKEFYGREIMNVVACEGTARVERPESYKQWQGRMVRAGFRQLPVEKELVQKLRLMVDKEYKSKEFDVDQDGNWFLQGWKGRLVYASSFWVSV; from the coding sequence ATGGGTTCTTACTCTGCTGGATTCCCTGGATCATTTGACAACTTCCATTTCAATTGCAAGATTGACTTTTCCAATTTGGGAAATGGGTTATATCTGGATGATCAACCTTTCTTGAGAAGTCCATCTCCctttcctcctcttcctctccctcctcttcatcctcctcctcatccAGAGCCATATTCTCAACAGAATCTTCATGCTGCTGATGCTGATGCTGATGttgatgctgatgatgattGCACTGATTCTGTTCTGCAATACATAAGCCAAGTTCTTATGGAAGAAGACATGGATGACAAGCCTTGTATGTTCCATGATGCCTTGTCTCTCCAAGCAGCTGAGAGATCTCTCTATGAAGCTCTAGGCGAAAAGTACCCGGATTCTACTAGCCCTATTCAATTGGCTCATAATCCTGATGAGTTGAGTGATATAACTTCTTCAGGTTATACCTCaagaaccaccaccaccaccaccacttccTCTGATTGGAGTTTTGATAGTTTGGAAAACAGTAGGCCTTCTTGGATGCAAACATCGATCCCGAAAAACTTCGTCTTCCAGTCTACCCCCTCTACTAGATCCAGCCCCACTAGTGGCCGTAACACGGGCATCAGGTCAAGTTCTAGTAACGATTTGGTTTCTAACATGTTCAAAGATAGCAGCTGGGCGTTGCAATTCAAGAAAGGTGTGGAGGAAGCAAGCAAGTTCCTCCCAAAGAGCACTCAGCTGGTTATAGATGTGGAGAATGATCATCACTATGTTCCTTACAGAATAACCGGAGAGAAATGCCATTGGCGCGAAGATGAGCATTTGCCTgaagaaagaaacaagaagCAATCAGCTGTCTATGCCGATGACCCCGAACTATCTGAAATGTTCGATAAGATCCTCTTGTTCGGAGATCCTAAGGAGAACCCTAAATGTATTCTCAACGAAACCTCCCAAAAGGAGCCTCCCAAAGCTTCACCAAGTCCCAAAGGCGAGACAACAACATACCCGAGGGGACAGAAACCAACTGCTTATGTGAAAGAGATACCTGACTTGAGGTCCCTTTTGCTATCATGCGCTCAAGCCGTGTCCGTTAACGATCATAGAAGAGCTGAAGGATTGTTACGACTGGTCAGGCAACATTCTTCGTCTTACGGAGATGGAACAGAGAGGTTAGCTCATTACTTCGCAAACAGCCTCGAAGCACGTTTAGCCGGTACGGGTACGCAAGTTTACACAGCCTTGTCTTCCAAGAAAACATCCGCTGCCGACATGTTGAAAGCTTACCAGACGTACGTATCGGTCTGCCCGTTCAAGAAGATCGGTATAGTTTTCGCTAACCATACCATTCAGCAGCTGGTTAAGAAGACTATGCCTAACACCATCCACATCATAGACTTTGGGATATCTTACGGTTTCCAGTGGCATTCTCTCGTTCATCGACTTGCATGGAGACGTGGCTCCACGTGTAAGCTTAGGATAACGGGTATTGACTTGCCTCAACGTGGGTTTAGACCAGCTAACGGAGTTATTGAGACGGGACATCGCTTGGCTAAGTACTGTAAGAAGTTCAACGTGCCCTTTGAGTATAACGCTATTGCGCAGAAATGGGAAACGATAAAGCTTGAGGACTTGAAGTTGAAAGAAGGCGAGTTTGTGGCGGTGAACTCTCTCTTTAGGTTTAGGAATCTTCTTGACGAGACGGTGGCGGTGGACAGCCCTAGAGATGTGGTTTTGAGACTCATACAGAAGATAAAACCGAACATCTTCATCCCTTCTATCTTGAGCGGTTCTTATAATGCGCCTTTCTTTGTGACGAGGTTTAGAGAAGTTCTGTATCATTTCTCTTCTCTGTTCGACATGTGCGACACCACTCTGACGAGGGAGGATCCGATGAGGGTTGTGTTTGAGAAGGAGTTCTACGGGAGGGAGATCATGAACGTGGTGGCTTGTGAGGGGACGGCGAGAGTGGAGAGGCCTGAGAGTTATAAGCAGTGGCAGGGGAGGATGGTGAGAGCCGGGTTTAGGCAGCTTCCGGTTGAGAAGGAGCTGGTTCAGAAACTGAGGTTGATGGTTGATAAAGAATACAAAAGCAAAGAGTTTGATGTTGATCAAGATGGTAACTGGTTCCTTCAAGGCTGGAAAGGCAGACTTGTTTATGCTTCTTCTTTTTGGGTTTCGGTGTAG